The following are encoded in a window of Acidobacteriota bacterium genomic DNA:
- a CDS encoding TIM barrel protein, with protein sequence MRKFAANLGFLFTERPFLERFGAAARAGFAAVELLVPFDTPAEAIARELERHRLVNLGFNIGPGDWAAGERGIASLPGREEEFRRSVAQALAYAETLRTPQFHPLAGIVPPGGDRARHRATYVENLRFAAREAARHGRTVVIETLNARDMPGYFLTTWADADAIREAVGEPNLKLQMDLYHTQVAEGDLTTKLRRYAGAIVHVQVAGVPDRHEPDEGEVDYRHIFRVLDEVGYSGWIGCEYRPRGRTEDGLGWRERREES encoded by the coding sequence ATGCGGAAGTTCGCGGCGAACCTGGGATTCCTGTTCACCGAGCGGCCGTTCCTCGAGCGGTTCGGCGCGGCGGCGCGCGCCGGGTTCGCGGCGGTCGAGCTGCTCGTGCCGTTCGACACGCCGGCGGAGGCGATCGCGCGCGAGCTCGAGCGTCACCGTCTGGTGAACCTCGGCTTCAACATCGGCCCGGGCGATTGGGCCGCCGGCGAGCGTGGCATCGCGTCGTTGCCCGGGCGCGAAGAAGAATTCCGGCGAAGCGTCGCGCAGGCGCTCGCGTACGCCGAGACGCTCCGCACGCCGCAGTTCCATCCGCTCGCCGGCATCGTGCCGCCAGGAGGCGACCGCGCCCGCCATCGCGCCACCTACGTCGAGAACCTGCGATTCGCCGCGCGTGAAGCCGCGCGGCACGGCCGCACGGTCGTGATCGAGACGCTCAACGCGCGCGACATGCCCGGCTACTTCCTGACCACGTGGGCGGACGCCGACGCGATCCGCGAGGCGGTCGGCGAGCCGAACCTCAAGCTGCAGATGGACCTGTACCACACGCAGGTCGCCGAGGGGGATCTCACGACGAAGCTCCGGCGGTACGCCGGCGCGATCGTCCACGTCCAGGTCGCGGGCGTGCCGGATCGTCACGAGCCAGACGAGGGCGAGGTGGATTACCGGCACATCTTCCGGGTGCTCGACGAGGTCGGCTATTCCGGCTGGATCGGCTGCGAGTACCGTCCTCGCGGACGCACGGAGGATGGGCTGGGGTGGAGGGAGCGGCGCGAAGAATCGTGA
- the purL gene encoding phosphoribosylformylglycinamidine synthase, whose product MLILPGAAALSPFRLQRLRGTVRDAAAGVSALASQYIHFADLAGDLDARERGVLDRLLQYGPRREAVDDAGELFLVVPRPGTVSPWSSKATDIAHNAGLSKIRRVERGIAYYVTGDAELVAEARARIAAGLHDRMVETVFFHLDEAARLFEQGSPRPLVTIDLAAGGRDALVRANRELGLALADDEIDYLSAAFAALGRNPTDVELMMFAQANSEHCRHKIFNATWDVDGVEQARSLFGMIRHTYERGDTRDVLSAYSDNAAVIRGHEARRFFPEPGSAQFGYHAEPVHIMMKVETHNHPTAIAPYPGASTGSGGEIRDEGAVGCGARPKAGLVGFSVSNLRVPGYEQPWEEDHGKPDRIVSAMQIMIDGPIGAAAFNNEFGRPAICGYFRTLELRHRGRVRGYHKPIMVAGGLGNIREGHVRKRDMPAGSLLVVLGGPAMLIGLGGGAASSMSAGASDADLDFASVQRDNAEMEHRCQEVIDRCWQMGDRNPIRFIHDVGAGGLSNALPELVKDGGRGAAIDLRRIPTADASLSPLEIWCNEAQERYVLAIAPGDLDVFRDLCARERCPFAVVGEALAEPHLHVADPVLGGAPVDVPLSVLFGKPPRMHRTVNRHAAPRAAVSFGDVSLVDAADRVLRMPAVAGKGFLVTIGDRSVTGLVSRDQMVGPWQVPVADAGVTLTGYDGYAGEAMAMGERAPLALIDAPASGRMAVAEAITNIASAPIAKLFDVKLSANWMAAAGQPGEDQALFDTVRAVAMDLCPALGLIIPVGKDSMSMQTRWSDDGAERSVTAPLSLVVSAFAPVVDVRHVVTPQLRPDEDAVLLLVDLGAGRARLGGSALALAWNRLGGAPPDLDDPARLAAFFEVVQSCLQDRLLVAYHDRSDGGLFAALSEMAFAGHCGLDVDTTALGPDSLAALFNEELGAVIQVRVSDLAAVRQRFAAAGLGAMTHAIGRAVPGDVVRFTYEGAERYRASRVDLHRAWAELSYAMQSRRDNPDCAREEYESLLDADDPGLSAALTYSPADDVAAPYIATGARPRVAILREQGVNGQYEMAAAFERAGFDAFDVHMSDVLTGRVDLAAFHGLAACGGFSYGDVLGAGEGWAKTILFNARARDQFAAFFARPDTFSVGICNGCQMISALHEIVPGAAHWPRFVRNLSEQYEARVALVRVERSPSVLFAGMHGSQIPIVVAHGEGRAEFGDAGTLEALEARGGVALRWVDTRGQPTQRFPSNPNGSASAIAAVCSDDGRVTITMPHPERVFRTVQNSWAPAGWGEDGAWMRMFRNARVWLG is encoded by the coding sequence ATGCTGATCCTTCCGGGCGCGGCAGCGCTGTCCCCCTTCCGCCTGCAACGCCTGCGTGGGACCGTGCGCGACGCCGCCGCGGGCGTCAGCGCCCTCGCGTCGCAGTACATCCACTTCGCGGATCTCGCGGGCGATCTCGACGCGCGCGAGCGCGGCGTGCTCGATCGCCTGCTCCAGTACGGGCCGCGCCGCGAGGCCGTGGACGATGCCGGCGAGCTGTTTCTCGTCGTGCCTCGCCCGGGCACCGTGTCGCCCTGGTCGAGCAAGGCCACCGACATCGCCCACAACGCGGGGCTCTCGAAGATCCGCCGCGTGGAACGCGGGATCGCGTACTACGTCACGGGCGACGCGGAGCTCGTCGCCGAAGCCCGCGCGCGCATCGCCGCCGGTCTGCACGACCGCATGGTCGAGACCGTGTTCTTCCATCTCGACGAGGCCGCCCGGCTGTTCGAGCAGGGATCGCCGCGTCCGCTCGTCACGATCGATCTCGCCGCCGGCGGGCGCGACGCGCTCGTCCGGGCGAACCGCGAGCTCGGCCTGGCGCTCGCCGACGACGAGATCGACTATCTCTCCGCGGCGTTCGCGGCGCTCGGCCGGAATCCGACCGACGTCGAGCTGATGATGTTCGCCCAGGCGAACAGCGAGCACTGCCGCCACAAGATCTTCAACGCCACGTGGGACGTGGACGGCGTCGAGCAGGCGCGCAGCCTGTTCGGCATGATCCGGCACACCTACGAGCGCGGCGACACGCGCGACGTGCTCAGCGCGTACTCCGACAACGCCGCGGTGATCCGCGGACACGAGGCGCGCCGGTTCTTTCCCGAGCCCGGCTCCGCGCAGTTCGGCTACCACGCCGAGCCCGTGCACATCATGATGAAGGTCGAGACGCACAACCACCCGACGGCCATCGCGCCGTATCCGGGCGCGTCGACCGGATCGGGCGGCGAGATTCGCGACGAGGGCGCCGTCGGGTGCGGCGCGCGGCCCAAGGCCGGGCTGGTCGGGTTCAGCGTCTCGAACCTCCGCGTGCCGGGGTACGAGCAGCCGTGGGAGGAAGATCACGGCAAGCCGGATCGCATCGTGTCGGCCATGCAGATCATGATCGACGGGCCGATCGGCGCGGCGGCGTTCAACAACGAGTTCGGCCGGCCGGCGATCTGCGGCTACTTCCGCACGCTCGAGCTGCGGCATCGCGGCCGCGTGCGCGGCTATCACAAGCCGATCATGGTGGCCGGCGGGCTGGGCAACATCCGCGAGGGCCATGTCCGCAAGCGCGACATGCCCGCCGGCTCGCTGCTCGTCGTGCTGGGCGGTCCGGCCATGCTGATCGGGCTCGGCGGCGGCGCGGCGTCGTCGATGAGCGCCGGCGCGAGCGACGCCGATCTGGACTTCGCGTCGGTGCAGCGCGACAACGCCGAGATGGAGCATCGCTGCCAGGAAGTGATCGATCGCTGCTGGCAGATGGGCGATCGCAACCCCATCCGGTTCATCCACGACGTCGGCGCCGGCGGCCTGTCGAACGCGCTGCCGGAGCTCGTCAAGGACGGCGGCCGCGGCGCCGCGATCGATCTGCGCCGGATCCCGACCGCCGACGCCTCGCTGTCGCCGCTCGAGATCTGGTGCAACGAGGCGCAGGAGCGCTACGTGCTCGCGATCGCTCCCGGCGATCTCGACGTCTTCCGTGACCTCTGCGCGCGCGAGCGCTGCCCGTTCGCCGTCGTCGGCGAGGCGCTCGCCGAGCCGCACCTGCACGTCGCCGATCCCGTGCTGGGCGGCGCGCCCGTCGACGTGCCGCTGTCCGTGCTGTTCGGCAAGCCGCCGCGCATGCACCGCACGGTCAACCGGCACGCCGCGCCGCGCGCGGCCGTGTCGTTCGGCGACGTGAGCCTCGTCGACGCGGCCGACCGCGTGCTCCGGATGCCGGCGGTCGCCGGCAAGGGCTTCCTCGTCACGATCGGCGATCGCAGCGTCACCGGCCTGGTCAGCCGGGATCAGATGGTCGGCCCGTGGCAGGTGCCGGTCGCCGATGCCGGCGTCACGCTGACGGGCTACGACGGCTATGCCGGCGAGGCCATGGCGATGGGCGAGCGCGCGCCGCTCGCGCTCATCGACGCTCCGGCGTCGGGGCGCATGGCCGTCGCCGAGGCGATCACGAACATCGCCAGCGCGCCCATCGCGAAGCTCTTCGACGTGAAGCTCTCCGCCAACTGGATGGCCGCGGCCGGCCAGCCCGGCGAGGACCAGGCGCTCTTCGACACGGTCCGCGCGGTCGCGATGGATCTCTGCCCGGCGCTCGGCCTGATCATTCCGGTCGGCAAGGACTCGATGTCCATGCAGACGCGATGGAGCGACGACGGCGCCGAGCGCTCGGTCACGGCGCCGCTCTCGCTCGTCGTTTCCGCGTTCGCGCCGGTCGTCGACGTGCGGCACGTCGTCACGCCGCAGCTTCGGCCCGACGAGGATGCCGTGCTGCTCCTCGTCGATCTCGGCGCGGGCCGCGCGCGGCTCGGCGGCTCGGCGCTCGCCCTCGCATGGAACCGGCTCGGCGGCGCGCCGCCGGACCTCGACGATCCGGCGCGGCTCGCCGCGTTCTTCGAGGTCGTCCAGAGCTGCCTGCAGGATCGGCTGCTCGTCGCCTATCACGATCGATCGGACGGCGGGCTCTTCGCCGCGCTCTCGGAGATGGCGTTCGCCGGGCACTGCGGGCTCGACGTCGACACGACGGCGCTCGGCCCCGATTCGCTCGCGGCGCTCTTCAACGAGGAGCTCGGCGCCGTGATCCAGGTGCGCGTGAGCGACCTGGCGGCCGTACGCCAGCGGTTCGCCGCGGCCGGGCTGGGCGCGATGACGCACGCGATCGGGCGCGCCGTGCCTGGCGACGTCGTGCGGTTCACCTACGAGGGTGCCGAGCGCTATCGCGCGTCGCGCGTCGATCTGCACCGTGCCTGGGCGGAGCTGAGCTACGCGATGCAGAGCCGCCGCGACAACCCCGACTGCGCGCGCGAGGAGTACGAGAGCCTTCTCGACGCGGACGATCCCGGGCTGTCGGCCGCGCTCACGTACTCGCCGGCCGACGACGTCGCGGCGCCGTACATCGCGACGGGCGCGCGGCCGCGCGTCGCGATCCTGCGCGAGCAGGGGGTGAACGGCCAGTACGAGATGGCGGCCGCCTTCGAGCGCGCGGGATTCGACGCGTTCGACGTCCACATGAGCGACGTGCTGACCGGGCGGGTGGACCTGGCGGCGTTCCACGGCCTCGCGGCGTGCGGCGGCTTCTCCTACGGCGACGTGCTGGGCGCCGGAGAGGGCTGGGCCAAGACGATCCTGTTCAACGCGCGCGCGCGCGATCAGTTCGCGGCGTTCTTCGCGCGCCCCGACACGTTCTCGGTCGGCATCTGCAACGGCTGCCAGATGATCTCCGCGCTCCACGAGATCGTGCCGGGCGCCGCGCACTGGCCGCGCTTCGTCCGCAACCTGTCCGAGCAGTACGAGGCGCGCGTCGCGCTCGTCCGGGTCGAGCGCAGCCCGTCCGTGCTCTTCGCCGGCATGCACGGCTCGCAGATCCCCATCGTCGTCGCGCACGGCGAGGGGCGGGCGGAGTTCGGCGACGCCGGCACGCTCGAGGCCCTCGAGGCGCGCGGTGGCGTCGCGCTACGCTGGGTCGACACCCGCGGCCAACCGACCCAGCGGTTTCCCTCGAACCCGAACGGATCGGCGAGCGCCATCGCGGCCGTGTGCTCGGACGACGGCCGCGTGACGATCACGATGCCGCACCCGGAGCGCGTCTTCCGGACCGTTCAGAATTCCTGGGCGCCCGCCGGATGGGGAGAAGACGGCGCCTGGATGCGGATGTTCCGCAACGCGCGCGTCTGGCTCGGGTAG
- a CDS encoding formate--tetrahydrofolate ligase: protein MGWGGGSGAKNREIVRSELSRVRLCAASHSAQLIEHHSSRTTHHSEPLERSLSVPPRPIADVAASAGLLPDELDVCGAHRGKVRLSVLRRLADRPDGKLVIVTAITPTKAGEGKTTTSIALAEGLGRIGRRVMLALRQPSMGPVFGTKGGGTGGGRAQLVPMEEINLHLNGDFHAVAAAHNLLAAAIDASIYHGNPLRIDPSSVVWPRTVDMNERQLRYFVGGLGGKPHGTPREGQFVITAASEVMAVLALAVDLADLRRRLGRIVVASDAAGAPVTAEDLRVAGAMTVIMKQALLPNLVQTGEGQPALVHAGPFGNIAHGASSVLAARVALKLADLVVTEAGFASDLGFQKFCDIVCPAAGVAPSAAVLVTTVRALKSHGGVPFESLAFENPDAIARGAENLAAHIDIVRQYGLPCVVAVNRFPSDTAGELELVGRLAREAGADVVVAHDGYGQGGAGSTDLASAVAAACEQPSRFAPLSPPGTPVEEQIRAIATRLYGASRIDLETSATQDLARLTALGLGAAPVCMAKTHLSLSHDPALRNRPRNFVLPVRGLVPSAGAGFVVALCGEMQRMPGLGRTPAFMGIDIDADGRTVGLT, encoded by the coding sequence ATGGGCTGGGGTGGAGGGAGCGGCGCGAAGAATCGTGAAATCGTGCGTTCCGAGTTGAGTCGTGTCAGACTATGCGCGGCCAGTCACAGCGCACAACTCATAGAGCACCACTCATCGCGCACAACTCATCACTCAGAACCGCTCGAGCGTTCCCTCTCCGTGCCGCCCCGTCCCATCGCCGATGTCGCCGCTTCCGCGGGCCTTCTGCCCGACGAGCTCGACGTGTGCGGCGCGCATCGCGGCAAAGTGCGGCTCTCGGTGCTGCGCCGGCTCGCCGATCGGCCCGACGGCAAGCTGGTGATCGTCACGGCGATCACGCCGACGAAGGCCGGTGAAGGCAAGACCACGACGAGCATCGCGCTCGCCGAAGGGCTCGGACGTATCGGCCGCCGCGTCATGCTCGCGCTCCGGCAGCCGTCGATGGGCCCGGTGTTCGGCACGAAGGGCGGCGGCACCGGCGGCGGCCGCGCGCAGCTCGTGCCGATGGAGGAGATCAACCTCCACCTCAACGGCGACTTCCACGCCGTCGCGGCGGCGCACAACCTGCTGGCCGCCGCGATCGACGCGTCGATCTACCACGGCAACCCGCTCCGCATCGATCCGAGCTCGGTCGTCTGGCCGCGCACGGTGGACATGAACGAGCGGCAGTTGCGGTACTTCGTCGGCGGGCTCGGCGGCAAGCCGCACGGGACGCCGCGTGAAGGGCAGTTCGTCATCACCGCGGCCTCCGAGGTCATGGCCGTGCTCGCGCTCGCCGTCGATCTCGCCGACCTCCGGCGCCGGCTCGGCCGGATCGTCGTGGCCAGCGACGCGGCCGGCGCGCCGGTGACGGCCGAGGATCTGCGGGTGGCCGGCGCGATGACGGTCATCATGAAGCAGGCGCTCCTGCCGAACCTCGTGCAGACGGGCGAGGGGCAGCCGGCGCTGGTGCACGCGGGCCCGTTCGGCAACATCGCGCACGGCGCCAGCTCCGTGCTCGCCGCTCGCGTCGCGTTGAAGCTCGCCGATCTCGTCGTCACGGAGGCCGGCTTCGCGAGCGATCTCGGCTTCCAGAAGTTCTGCGACATCGTGTGCCCGGCCGCCGGCGTCGCACCGAGCGCGGCCGTGCTCGTCACGACCGTGCGGGCCCTGAAGTCGCACGGCGGCGTCCCGTTCGAGTCGCTGGCGTTCGAGAATCCGGACGCCATCGCGCGCGGCGCCGAGAACCTTGCCGCGCACATCGACATCGTGCGGCAGTACGGGCTGCCGTGCGTCGTCGCCGTCAATCGCTTCCCGAGCGACACGGCCGGCGAGCTGGAGCTCGTTGGACGGCTCGCGCGCGAGGCGGGGGCCGACGTGGTCGTGGCGCACGACGGCTACGGACAGGGCGGCGCCGGCTCGACCGATCTCGCATCGGCCGTCGCGGCCGCGTGCGAGCAGCCGTCGCGCTTCGCGCCGCTGTCGCCGCCCGGCACGCCCGTCGAGGAACAGATCCGCGCCATCGCCACGCGGCTCTACGGCGCGAGCCGCATCGATCTCGAGACGTCGGCCACGCAGGATCTCGCCCGGCTCACGGCGCTCGGCCTCGGCGCGGCACCCGTGTGCATGGCCAAGACGCACCTGTCGCTCTCGCACGACCCGGCGTTGCGCAACCGGCCGAGGAACTTCGTGCTGCCGGTGCGCGGCCTCGTGCCCAGCGCCGGCGCCGGCTTCGTCGTGGCGCTGTGCGGCGAGATGCAGCGCATGCCCGGCCTCGGACGCACGCCGGCCTTCATGGGCATCGACATCGACGCCGACGGACGGACCGTCGGGTTGACCTGA
- the rsmH gene encoding 16S rRNA (cytosine(1402)-N(4))-methyltransferase RsmH gives MSAHASTSHRPIMPAEVLRFLRPTAGDVVVDCTLGGGGHAEIVLPCLRPGGRLIGLDVDGGELARTTDRLRGLGFGPDVFTPVHGDFRGLPNALAGAGVSAVQGVFVDLGVSSMQAASPARGFSYKVPGPLDMRFDPTRDETAADLLARSTETDLEAMLAAHADEPHAALIASLLKRAPLPTTQALERRVRLGLAGALPGIGKPALKTSVRRTFQALRIAVNDELAALDALLAFVPHVLAPGGRLVVLTFHSGEDRRVKQAYRAGARAGLFAAVSRTVTRSSKDETRANRRASSAKLRWAIRAR, from the coding sequence ATGTCCGCGCATGCGTCGACCTCGCATCGTCCGATCATGCCGGCCGAGGTGCTTCGGTTCCTTCGGCCCACCGCCGGCGACGTTGTCGTGGACTGCACGCTCGGCGGTGGGGGACATGCCGAGATCGTCCTGCCGTGCCTGCGGCCCGGCGGCCGGCTGATCGGGCTCGACGTCGACGGCGGCGAGCTGGCGCGCACCACGGACCGGCTCCGAGGTCTGGGCTTTGGCCCGGACGTGTTCACGCCGGTGCACGGCGATTTCCGCGGGCTGCCGAACGCGCTCGCTGGCGCCGGCGTGAGCGCGGTGCAGGGCGTGTTCGTGGACCTCGGCGTCTCGTCCATGCAGGCGGCGAGCCCGGCGCGCGGGTTCTCCTACAAGGTGCCGGGCCCGCTCGACATGCGCTTCGACCCGACGCGCGACGAGACGGCCGCCGACCTGCTCGCACGATCGACGGAGACCGATCTCGAGGCGATGCTCGCGGCTCACGCGGACGAACCGCATGCCGCGCTCATCGCCAGCCTGCTGAAGCGAGCGCCGCTCCCTACCACGCAGGCGCTCGAACGGCGTGTCCGGCTGGGACTTGCCGGCGCGCTGCCGGGGATCGGCAAGCCCGCGCTGAAGACGTCCGTCCGCCGCACGTTCCAGGCGCTGCGGATCGCGGTCAACGACGAGCTCGCGGCGCTCGACGCGTTGCTCGCCTTCGTGCCGCACGTGCTCGCGCCAGGTGGCCGCCTCGTCGTGCTCACGTTCCACTCGGGCGAGGATCGCCGCGTGAAGCAGGCGTATCGCGCCGGCGCGCGCGCGGGTCTCTTCGCCGCGGTGTCCCGGACCGTGACGCGATCGTCGAAAGACGAAACGCGCGCCAATCGCCGCGCGTCGTCGGCCAAGCTGCGCTGGGCCATACGCGCGCGGTGA
- a CDS encoding GYD domain-containing protein, whose product MPKYLCEADYSQQGTSGLIKDGGSKRRAAVEAATKSVGGTLEAFYYAFGIRDVVIIVDLPDNVTAAALSLAVGATGAVTLKTTPLITCEEIDAAAKKAVRYRAPGAKK is encoded by the coding sequence ATGCCCAAGTATCTGTGCGAGGCCGACTACTCTCAGCAGGGGACGAGCGGGCTGATCAAGGACGGCGGCTCGAAGCGACGCGCCGCGGTCGAAGCCGCCACGAAGTCGGTGGGCGGGACGTTGGAGGCCTTCTACTACGCCTTCGGCATCCGCGACGTCGTCATCATCGTCGACCTGCCCGACAACGTCACGGCGGCCGCGCTGTCGTTGGCGGTGGGCGCGACAGGGGCCGTGACGCTCAAGACGACGCCCCTCATCACGTGCGAAGAGATCGACGCGGCCGCGAAGAAAGCCGTGCGCTACCGCGCGCCGGGCGCAAAGAAATAG
- a CDS encoding Uma2 family endonuclease yields MKAHEAVVSYLDGAEDRRKRELIWGVVREPPAPFWPHQEVVTRATVLLYQHVAPRELGKVTGAPLDVVLDGSRGLIVQPDVVFLSTERLRLVRHQVWGAPDLVVEVESRGTRRYDRVSKRRWYGEYGAREYWLIDVERRAITVVRFGEDGVETSRTFRGRARIRSTVLPDFAEPAAAFFD; encoded by the coding sequence ATGAAGGCACATGAAGCTGTCGTGAGCTATCTCGACGGTGCTGAGGATCGGCGGAAGCGCGAGCTGATCTGGGGCGTGGTTCGCGAGCCGCCGGCACCGTTCTGGCCACATCAGGAGGTCGTCACCCGCGCGACGGTGCTCCTTTACCAGCACGTGGCGCCGCGCGAGCTCGGGAAGGTCACCGGCGCGCCGCTCGACGTCGTGCTCGACGGCAGTCGCGGTCTCATCGTACAGCCCGACGTGGTGTTCCTGTCGACCGAGCGGCTGCGTCTCGTGCGCCATCAGGTGTGGGGCGCGCCCGATCTCGTGGTGGAAGTCGAATCGCGCGGCACGCGCCGGTACGACCGCGTCTCGAAGCGCCGATGGTACGGCGAGTACGGCGCCCGCGAATACTGGCTGATCGACGTGGAGCGCCGTGCCATCACGGTCGTGCGGTTCGGCGAGGACGGCGTCGAGACGTCGCGGACGTTCCGCGGCCGCGCGCGGATCCGATCGACGGTGTTGCCAGACTTCGCCGAACCGGCGGCGGCGTTCTTCGACTGA